From Deltaproteobacteria bacterium, the proteins below share one genomic window:
- the narH gene encoding nitrate reductase subunit beta: MDVRSQVSMVFHLDKCIGCHTCSIACKNVWTDRKGAEYMWWNNVETKPGTGYPTAWEDQEKYKGGFERPEGNGRGIRSPKLRAVGKVRGALTVFHNPNLPTIDDYYEPFTYRYDDLFTAPEGADQPTARAVSMITGEEMNIEAGPNWDDDLGGSPVYAANDPNLANCTPEERAALFEAERLVFFYLPRICNHCMHPACVAACPSGALYKRGEDGIVLLNQERCRAWRFCVTACPYKKTYFNWSTGKSEKCILCYPRLESGQAPACFHSCVGRIRYLGMVLYDADRIPEALAADDKDLVERQRELLLDPRDPKVIAAARANGIRDDVIEHAQRSPVYDFVINWGLALPLHAEHRTLPMLFYVPPMLPVMANRAEGKYDTVVDQFLGGIDEYRLPLKYLASLFGAGNEAPVRYALRKQLAVRTYRRALTVGDVDMETAKKVLAEADCSVEEADRIYHLTSIAPFDERFVIPPMHREEAIEMLEEDTLGAKGFTGLGFRRPPERGL, translated from the coding sequence ATGGACGTTCGCTCTCAGGTGTCGATGGTCTTCCACCTCGACAAGTGCATCGGCTGCCACACGTGCAGCATCGCCTGCAAGAACGTGTGGACGGACCGCAAGGGCGCCGAGTACATGTGGTGGAACAACGTCGAGACGAAGCCGGGCACCGGCTATCCGACGGCGTGGGAGGACCAAGAGAAGTACAAGGGCGGCTTCGAGCGGCCCGAAGGCAACGGCCGCGGCATCCGTTCGCCGAAACTGCGGGCGGTGGGCAAGGTGCGCGGCGCGCTCACCGTGTTCCACAACCCCAACCTACCGACGATCGACGACTACTACGAGCCGTTCACCTACCGGTACGACGACCTGTTTACGGCGCCCGAGGGCGCGGACCAGCCGACCGCGCGCGCCGTATCGATGATCACCGGCGAGGAGATGAACATCGAGGCCGGCCCGAACTGGGACGACGACCTGGGCGGCTCTCCCGTATACGCCGCCAACGATCCGAACCTCGCCAACTGCACGCCGGAGGAGCGGGCCGCGCTGTTCGAGGCCGAGCGCCTCGTGTTCTTCTACCTGCCGCGCATCTGCAACCACTGCATGCATCCGGCGTGCGTCGCGGCGTGCCCGTCGGGCGCGCTGTACAAGCGCGGCGAGGACGGCATCGTCCTGCTCAATCAGGAGCGGTGTCGCGCCTGGCGGTTCTGCGTGACCGCCTGTCCGTACAAGAAGACCTACTTCAACTGGTCCACCGGCAAGAGCGAAAAGTGCATCTTGTGTTACCCGCGCCTCGAGTCGGGGCAGGCGCCGGCGTGCTTCCACAGCTGCGTGGGGCGCATCCGCTACCTCGGCATGGTGCTGTACGACGCGGACCGGATCCCCGAGGCGCTCGCGGCGGACGACAAGGATCTCGTCGAGCGCCAGCGCGAGCTGTTGCTCGACCCGCGCGATCCGAAGGTCATCGCCGCGGCGCGCGCCAACGGCATCCGCGATGACGTCATCGAGCACGCGCAGCGGTCGCCCGTATACGACTTCGTGATCAACTGGGGCCTCGCGCTGCCGCTGCACGCGGAGCACCGGACGCTGCCGATGTTGTTCTACGTGCCGCCGATGTTGCCGGTGATGGCCAACCGCGCCGAGGGCAAGTACGACACGGTGGTCGACCAGTTCCTCGGCGGCATCGACGAGTACCGGTTGCCACTGAAGTATCTGGCGTCGCTGTTCGGTGCCGGCAACGAGGCGCCGGTGCGCTACGCGCTGCGCAAGCAGCTCGCCGTGCGCACGTACCGCCGCGCTCTGACGGTCGGCGACGTGGACATGGAGACGGCAAAGAAGGTGCTCGCGGAGGCCGACTGTTCCGTCGAGGAGGCCGACCGCATCTACCACCTCACCTCGATCGCGCCGTTCGACGAGCGGTTC